Part of the Dreissena polymorpha isolate Duluth1 chromosome 12, UMN_Dpol_1.0, whole genome shotgun sequence genome, aaacatgtttatattttcagATTTGTTGTTCTAGTTTATTATTTTCTCCTTTTGCTAgcaatatattaacaaatgaGGAGTTACCTGGACATGCTTACAGTGGAATGGATATTTATCTTAATGTTTCCAGTACGCGTTTGTTATTTCTATATCTGTTGTTTTTGACAAgcggtataataaaatatatttttcccatTAAAAAATTCAATGATTGAAGAAAGTTTGAACTACTATTTCCAACAACGATTTACGTTCTCTAAGAACACAAGAAAGGCCGATCTATAAGTGTTAACCAGCAACTCACGTGTTCTGTTTCGTCACATATATTTATGTACTTGTTACACTGGCACAGTGGttatttgtgtatatgtttaaGCTTAATAACATTATAAAGTTTATAACAccatatgtgttaattgttatgatGGTGGTTGTGGGAATGGTGTGCGTTACTAAAATAACGAAGAATCTAAACTCTATATGGTTTGTTTGAACAACATGAAGTACACATTAAAATAATTCATAgtaagatttttttattatttgaaactACGCGCGTATTTTAGTACGTAGTAGAGATGTTTCATGTTTCCTATAGTATATGTTGCCATTTAATCTGTAATCTTCATCGCCCAACTGCTCATTGCAGAGTACCTGAAAGGTCCCGGCAAACCTCACGTCAAGAGCAAGGAGTACAACTACCAGCCGCGGAACACACAGGAGGTAGGGGCGTGCCACAGCAGGTGCACTTTGTGGTACAGCGAAACACCATGCAGCCTTTATCAACTACTATAGTCTATGTTCTTTTGATGCTCTGTTGTCTTGGTAGagtatttttatttaagtatCTTTCATGAATTATTGTGTacttatgtgtttgtttgtttgtttcagtTGATTGATCTAATAAGAGAAAAATTCGGAACAGGCTATTATGGGATACGGCACCTGTTCAAATCCAATGACCCAGCAGGGAAAGGCTCGGTGTCAAGGTAAAGGAAGtgtttcaatagattttaaaaatgtgGGAAAAATGTTGAATGTGCGGTGGTGTATTAACGACAATATAATATTCTTCTCCGAGCGTAACCATCCATGTAAGACTCAATATAAGGTCACTTCAACCGTGCCTACCTGATGCTTTCAGAGAGGCGCTCCAGCGTATTTTGTACACGCTGTGCGGCTACATCACACCGGACCAGTACACGAAACTACTCAGAACGTACGGACACTTACTTTAGTTTGCTTAGATTATCAATCGTTAAATATATTATTCGAATTGCGATGTTAAAGGACAAAAGGAGACGTcgaaatatttcattttcttcaataTTATGAAGACAAATGTTTCAAACTCCGATTAAATTTAATTCAAAGTAAAAGCGTTTGCAATTTATATTACataaatttattgatttttagTATTTTCTAACACGCTTTTCTATTGGACTTATTGTTTGTCCATACTATGTTTTTTTGCACCGTTTCCAGAATGCATTTAGAAGGAAAGACACCGATTCACTTTGACACATTTGTCCAATACTTCAAAGACACAGAGGTACAGCTTAGCTTCTTTGCTATTATAGTTCGTTAATAAATTGTAaatgtagtacatgtatataataaagatCAATATTGTGCACTAgctatcattatatacatgtgtgtatGATGCAAGCGAATTGGTCCTTTTAAATATACAAGATAGGGTTTGACAATAATTATCACATGTTATGAATGCCACAACAATCATGTTAAATGATCATCGTCTAATTTTATAGCGTGAGCGTACAACGCTTGTCCTGGGGCTAGATTTCAAgggatttcaatttttaaataaggGAATATCGCTTAGTTAATTGAATTTATGCGGATTCGATTAATCGCAATTTCTCGCAAATGGGTGACCGAACCTCactaattgtgaaaaaaaaaacataatatcaaGAAGTCAAAAAGGTGTACCAGAATGCAGAGTAACAAATATTGTTTCATTCGAACGCATTTTAAACCGTGAAAATTATTAAACCGATGTCTatcagtttgtttaaaaaaataactttgatgtgttataaaaaatattatattatcgtAGTGCTAATCTTGCGTTTTACGCGCGTGTTCACGAACGCTACATGTTATAAAGCAAGTTGTGTTTCAGGACAAAAAGAACTGGGTGAGCGCCTTGCAGGCGTCTGGCATGCACCCGGGCGAGCCGAGCTACCCCGAGGGCTACCTGAGGCGGGGCGACATGCGCATACACGACCCCTACACCTCCATGCCCTTCTCGGACGCCATCTTTAAGGAAAAGTGCAAGTCCAAGTGAGCAATTGTAAAACGAATAAAAATCCTGAATGTTTAAAGCGATGTGTTAATGTAAAAAAGTACGAACTCTATGAGATCGTGTCAAATGACTTTGGAGCGCTATCATTGCTTCGCAAAATAGTGTACtcagtgaatgttttatattgtgcgtTTAAGGCCTCTTAACAATTTTTATTAATAGTAAGCTACaacatatttaacatagcaaTACTGTGAAAATCAAGCTTGGAACTATTGTCTTGCATTTTAAGTATCAGAGAAATAATAAATGTAACACGTGTACAGCAAGATATAGTAATTGCACTATTAACGCCCTTTTAATGCATTGAGCCCTATTACCGAATTGACCGCTTAATAACTTCAGGAACTTTGACGCAAGGCGCGTGTTCCCGCCTGCCGTGTTCGAGGTGAATGGTCTGATTCTGCCGCCCCAGTTGCGAGAGGCGTACGCAACTCTGGGCATCTACATGAGCGACGAGGACTTCAACAAACTCTGGCAGAGGTAAGGCTGCTCCTGTGTAATGAACATTGCAATTCTCCAGGATTTTTTCTGTCATCTCAGTTTAGAGGTCTTAAGAGGTACGGAGGTTCTGTTGTAATAAATACAGTTCAAAGTTTCATCCTGTCACCTTAAGTGCGGTGACTGCAACCATTTATAGCAGAAGAAATTATGCTCTTTCCTAGTGGACATAACAGTTCAGCTCTTAACAACATGATTCAAATGCCATCAAAAAGGTGGCGGTTATATGGATTGAGTTTGATATGCAAAGCTTTGATCGTGAATCCATATTTTTACCATAAATGTATGTTTCTATGACACAGACTGGTATTCAAAAGTTTTTTATCAAAACGCTTCTGGACTCGAAACTATTCTTTCCTTGATATAgcgtttttttattttggttgtgattgtttttaaatgttttattccgATATAATTGCTCATGCATTCGTAATCGCATTACTTATTTATCCAGCATGCATCTTTTATATGACCAAATGACATTATAAATTGAAAGTATTTGTATCATAGAATGTAAAATCTATCACTACGGATTTAAGTTGACACATCCTATCGTAAATCTATTTGATGATACAATTTCACGGTTCAATACTTACATGTTGGTAACATATGACCGACCACACTGTGGTTAAGGTTAAAAGTGTGATTTATTTAATGATAGTTACATTTGTCGACCAAACCAGAGCACATTACACTAGACGGTTACACGATAATTTAACTGTATTTCTCGATGTAGTGCTTATATATCAATACTATTTGAATAAGCTAATCGCTTACCATATTATTATAACCACAATTCTCTGACACTGCAAGCTTACAATGAAGTATGAAGTTAACGCTTCGGAGATTGATTTGTAACATATCATGCACGAAAATCCGTTGATGACTGCGTTGACGGCGTGCATTATTCAGTTTAAATTACTGaagcttttattttaatttcactgTATAGTACAGACAATTGGTTACTTGTCTGAAGTAAAATATTGTATCAAGAAGAATTTAGCTCCTTATACTGTTTATGGAGTTTCCTTTTCCCCGAATTcgatttttcaaaatatgttaaacTTTGAAAAATTCAACTTGATATTCCACAGGTATGATAAGGAGGGGACGGGTGCTATCCACAGGGATGACTTCTTCCGCGTGTGCGGCCTTGACCCCCAGGGTCTTCCCCGCCAGGCGGCGCCCTACACGCCCCGGGGAGCGGCCTACCCGATGTCCCGACAACGGCCTCACTCTGAGATAGGTCACACAAACGGCACAGACAATACGACCAACGAACTGAAGAAGATCCTGAAAAACGACGCTGAGAACCTCGGCAATATTACAAACAGGGAAGCTAAACCGATCGAGATACCAACAGCACCGGAGGAGTCGCCAAAAGATGAGCCTGACGCTAAGGAGAAGAAAGTCGAAACAGCCAGGAAGATTGAGATCAAGAGAAACAACAAACCGGCTCCTAAACTAGACAGCATCGTAGATTCACTTCATTTTAAGGTAGGGAGGGTCACACAATGAGTGGTTAACGGCattcttaaactaaaaatgtgtTATTGACATGCACGTCGATGTATTTGTATGTTAATATAAGAGCTATTTCATGTATGTATTTATCTGtattgatttttgaaaaataatgtatgcattcttgTAATACCTGTTTTGTTTGCGCACAAGTTGTGTCGTGTACGGGCCTATATCAAGTCTTACTATATTATGGGCAGGTGTAAGTTCTGGTTTCTCTCCTGTTGATGTCTCTGATGTAGTAATATCCCTTTATTAACCTTGGTACAGTTTGAGGAGACTTACCAGGCTATGCTGACCGCCTTCCAGCTATTCGACTTCCTCAACGATAGCTTCATCTCCAAGATCGACTTCCGGCGCGTCCTGATGGAGTTCGGCTTTAACATTGCACCCGCTGAACTCGATCACTTTTTGAAAAGGTGTGTACGTGTTATGTGGGAAACAAAGTTACCTCTGGGATAATGTTAATTACCAAAATGAGTGTGATATTATGGTTGTGGATGTGGTCTGTAGGAAAAATGAACGATGTAACCAAAGAACGCTACATTTTCCCATGTAAACATACTTTGAAATGAACATTTGACTTTCATGAGTTTAGTTATATATGCGGGAAACGATTTCAAGTTGCAGGCATACAAACACATTGATTGGACAATAAGGAAACGAGCGTTCTATGTGATATCCAATACAGTATATCAAGGGTAGGAGTCGTGTTTAACATTTATAAGTAGaatgagattatacgattttttatattaaagtatGGTATATACCCCCAGTATTTGTATTGCTTATAGGAACGGAATGCGGGCTATCAAGGGACAGATCAACTATCGAGACTTTCTGAACAAGTTCCAGAGCAAGTCGCTTCAAAGTCTGACAGCGAGAACAGCCGCAGACCAAGCACATCCGTAAGTACAAACCGAACCGGTGGAACCAAACCCTATACCATGGTTGAAAACCtttacaatacaaaacagcaaATGTCATCAACTTCGGCTACGAAAATATCATTGATATATAGAGAGATATGCAATCGGTATTTCGGTATGATAAATCTCTAGGTAACTTGCAGTTAGCAGTTCTAAGGCTGTATAATATTGTTCTCTGAAACTCAGAGCGTGTTATATTCCAGATTTAACACGGACGGGTCGGCAGTACCGGATACCATGACGGCAGAGCATCTAGAAGCCCGACTCATCGACACGTTTCATGCAGATTTCATCAAACTGCTCACCCACTTCAGGTCTGAACATATGTATTGGTATTCTAGTCTTAGATTTATCGTTAAACTTTTTAAAGTTAGCAGCAATTGACGTTCATGGTTTACACGTGACTTGTTGCAAGGCTCATCAGTATTAATTGGGAtttttgaatttgtgcagaatataAGTTGAGTAATTTGCAATTTACTAAAtaaattcttgtttttttttagtgtACTCTATTCACCTTTAATTGCCTAGCCTGTGGATTTTGATCCTTACTTCTGCGTTCTGgtattaaaatcaaaaacacgtGCTTCATGCCGCTTCACATCTCCAGACAAGAAGTATAACAAAATTAAGTCTTTATAGCTTTCAACATCACCATTTGTAAACGGCCTGAGATAACCTTTCGTGTTGAGTTACCGTTAattcttaacccattcatgcctagcgtcctgaaaaaaggacattgcaaacagcgtagacccagatgagacgccgcatgatgcggcgtctcatctgggtctgcgctgtttgcttaaaggaatttcagtaagtaatattctaaatatagaaataaatatactagacatccctaattttggaaataaattgatccaatttagaaggatgggagagtccactgggcataaatgggttaataatcaATATCTCCAGACAATGTGACAAATACAACCTGCACGTGATTACCGCGCACGAGTTCCGGTCCGGTATCGAGAAGCGGCTAGGATACTCGATGACGGAGAGCCAGTGGGAGGCGCTCAAACAGGAAGTAGGTGAAGACAAGGATGGCCTCATACAGTACACCAGGTTCCTCGAGCTCTTCGACATCACGTGAGTAGCCAGCTCAGTGTCGAACTATTTTCCTGAAGAGACATTTAAAGCAAATCACGAACATAAAAAGCGTTAATATCATATGAGGAAGGCACATTCAGCTATACAATACATATATGTAATAATACGAGAATTACATATGCTCTATCAAgattatcaaatgctttttttattcttttttctgatataaagtaaatatataaaacagataCAGCAATCACGTATGATAATGTGGGTTCTTTATGATTGTAAGTTGTATATGCTCTCATTGATCTCTGCACCCCAGACCCGGCTCCTGGAATGTGCGCCAAGAAGGCGGGATCACCGTGACCCAGGTGGGCGCGGCCGACATGCCCCCGCCGCCTCAGGTGGAGCGCCTCCAGGAGAGAGCTAAGACGGAAATGGTACCGCCGCCTGCACATGCACCGGCGGACAGGGGTCAGTCGCAAATCCGATCCATTGACGAGGTAAGTTAAGACGTATATGCTTGTACGTGAACTATGTAGTATAAACGGAATGAAAGATTTACACGAGTGGTTCGTAACCATGCATAAAAATGATATGATATTCTGTGATAACAGTAAAATAAGTTCATTTATGTAATCTGTGTGTGGTTAATCAATGCGctaaaacaatttaaatccttcTTAACAGACGAATCGACGATTGGTTAAACAGGTCAGTGTTGTTTGTCCCTATTCTAAACGGTTTAAGAAGTTCACTATTAGTGTCACGTCCTGTTAGTGTGTTCACCCCTTCATTAACTCCGCAATCGAGCCCCACATTGCCACAATGCATGCCATCGCAACATCTCCAGCCTCACATTGCCACAATGTATGCCATCGCAACATCTCCAGCCCCACATTGCCACAATGTATGCCATCGCAACATCTCCAGCCCCACATTGCCACAATGTATGCCATCGCAACATCTCCAGCCCCACATTGCCACAATGTATGCCATCGCAACATCTCCAGCCCCACATTGCCACAATGTATGCCATCGCAACATCTCCAGCCCCACATTGCCACAATGTATGCCATCGCAACATCTCCAGCCTCACATTGCCACAATGTATGCCATCGCAACATCTCCAGCCCCACATTGCCACAATGTATGCCATCGCAACATCTCCAGCCCCACATTGCCACAATGTATGCCATCGCAACATCTCCAGCCCCACATTGCCACAATGTATGACATGGCAACATCTCCAGCCCCACATTGCCACAATGTATGACATCGCAACATCACCAGCCCCACATTGCCACAATGTATGCCATCGCAACATCTCCAGCCCCACATTGCCACAATGTATGACATCGCAACATCTCCAGCCCCACATTGCCACAATGTATGCCATCGCAACATCTCCAGCCCCACATTGTCACAATGTATGCCATCGCAACATCTCCAGTCCCACATTGCCACAATGTATGCCACCGCAACATCTCCAGCCCCACATTGCCACAATGTATGCCATCGCAACATCTCCAGCCCCACATTGCCACAATGTTTGCCATCGCAACATCTCCAGCCCCACATTGCCACAATGTATGCCATCGCAACATCTCCAGCCCCACATTGCCACAATGTATGCCATCGCAACATCTCCAGCCCCACATTGCCACAATTTATGACATCGCAACATCTCCAGCCCCACATTGCCACAATGTATGCCATCGCAACATCTCCAGCCCCACATTGCCACAATGTATGCTATCGCAACATCTCCAGCCCCACATTGCCACAATGTATGCCTTCGCAAAATCTCCAGCCCCACATTGCCACAATGTATGCCATCGCAACATCTCCAGCCCCACATTGCCACAATGTATGCCATCGCAACATCTCCACTGTATTATATCTGGGATGCACATGTTCCGGTTGGCTGAGAACCCATACTTTGATTTTCTCCTCAAAAACCCACAGGAATTATTTCTGCAGCGGGTCTGCAATTTTGAATGTATAAAAAAGTAATTGATCTTACTCAAATAGCTTCCTTACGAGTTTATTGTTTTGTTCGACATAATATAACACAATTCCGTTCAGAAGTTGTATTAATGTTAAAAAGTGATTACTACCACTCGTTTCGATCAACGTCTCTGATTTCAGATCAAAGTACGACTGGACGAGCTGTTCAGGATACGTTTTCACACGTTCGACAAGGCAAGTGTTACCATGGTTTCTATACAgaccccattttgtaaaaaataaagcGTTACTTGATAAGCGATAATAAGCGTTTGTGgtatgtcgattttaattcacgttATGGTCGATCCGCAATTCGATAAAGCGGTTGTAAAATGTTATCTATTGTAAGAATATACTAACTAGAGAGGTTTTAACATAATGAAAAGCGCTTGGCAGAGACTGTTTTACTTTCATGTGAAAAATGGTTACACATAAGTTCATATATGGAGTTTCCATCAATGTACGTTTGTGCTTTGATTGTTGGTTTTGACATTTATATCAACTTCTTTTGATAGCGGGGTTTATCATAATATGATATGAAAATCAAGAGCATGTATTAACATAggtaaaaaataaagttcttcaaaaaacaaattaacatttaCGAGtttccaattttgttttaaatggtcaataacaatttttttttatttaaaacaataattatttaacattcatgcatttacatttttgttttaaatgactaATAACATAAATGGAAGTTATTTATTGTGAACAACACATGTAAGTTTAAAAGTCACTGTTCATTAAATAACAATGCACAGATTAATGCAACTAAAAACCTCATCCCTAAAGTGGCGTATGAATTGTTTAATGCCCAATATGGAACATGCATGTCTGCGCACAAGGTGTATCACATAATGTATGTACACAATACATTGACAGCATTTCAAGGCGATGGACAGGAAGATGACAGGTCGCATGAGCAAGTGGCAGTTCGGCGCTCTCCTCAAAATGTAGGCCATGCTATGAGTTGCAATAGATGTTTGATAGTGTAATGTTATAATGATTCAAAGAAACCCGCTTTAGACTACCGTTATATCGCAAATGTACTGAATGTGAGAACTAGCAAAATGTAAGCAAGTGTTATTATCAAGCTTTTCACTGTTGTATTAACTTTGTTGTTATTTGTATCACAACTTTCAggtttaattattgatttaaaaatcaaGATTTACATCTTACATCGTTATAGTATGATATATGTGTAATACATATATTCAAGACTTATACAAATCTTCACAATTACAAATAAGCGAACATGATTTTGTAAGACAACTTCTCGTAATACAACGCTTTCGTAATAACAGTTTATAGGACactaatatataataattatttttgactGTTTCTGTAAACTTTATACTTGTCCAATATGTTTTATCTCATGGTTTAAAGTATACTGATTAAAGTATGCAGCGATTTCATATGTTAAACACTGAAGTATAAATTAGGCCAATTCTCGATAGACAAGAGGCTACAAGTCATTGCCTTGCATCTCATGCCCCCTCCCCTACTGTTCAGGTGCGGTCTGTCCCTGCACCCCCAGGAGCTGGACCGTGTCTGGGCCACCCTGAACGTCTCCACAGACGGCATGTACAGCTACAGTACGCTCATACAGCACTTCGTCAACTATAAGGTCCCGCATGAAGAGAAGGAAAACATCATCTACGGTAGGTGCACCGCAATacaattatttgaatatataataaGATTGCATTAACCAATAATTGTtcaataacatgtacatgtaatgatgcGTTCGTactatatttacatgtaaaaacTTTAGAAATGGTTAAACACTGGATGCTAAGTATGGCTTTCtcgacataaatataatataacgtTATTCAAGTTATTTATTGTCTAAaagtagtggatatggtgtccgcctagcgttCTGGAATtcgcgggttcaatccccactgtggtagcgttctttagatctcccaaaaacaccaagtactggttctacccaagaaactgactcgagagcgtttcaataagcagaacagaacaactctttatttttcacccaagtatacaagGTGAACAATAAGGGCAACATCACAAAAACGAGTTTTAATAAGCCTCATGCCAAATTCTTAGGCATTCGATGCAATCGaactcaaataaataggtttaaactaattgagtcgcgttctgagaaaactgggcttaatgcatgtgcgtaaagtatcgtcccagattagcctgtgcagtccgcacaggctaatcacggaagacgctttccgcttttatggtatttttagtttcaaggaagtccctccttaccgaaagttcagttaaggcggaaagtgtcgtccctgattagcctgtggactgcacaggcttatcttggaaaacactttacgcacatgcattaagaccagttttctcagaacaaggctcaattaaacTAAAGCATGGTTATCAACGCTCACAGATTGACAAGATGCATGCATTGTCAG contains:
- the LOC127852995 gene encoding EF-hand calcium-binding domain-containing protein 6-like isoform X1, which produces MPTTVGLQRAVSSASPMASPGRLPNLPVIEHPMSRLGDRNDLAVRGSSTYGRERGTPSPLQRSQTDVGYKASKIDVNNLRKSTPERILNWPPAQPTYRTNSSIEYLKGPGKPHVKSKEYNYQPRNTQELIDLIREKFGTGYYGIRHLFKSNDPAGKGSVSREALQRILYTLCGYITPDQYTKLLRTMHLEGKTPIHFDTFVQYFKDTEDKKNWVSALQASGMHPGEPSYPEGYLRRGDMRIHDPYTSMPFSDAIFKEKCKSKNFDARRVFPPAVFEVNGLILPPQLREAYATLGIYMSDEDFNKLWQRYDKEGTGAIHRDDFFRVCGLDPQGLPRQAAPYTPRGAAYPMSRQRPHSEIGHTNGTDNTTNELKKILKNDAENLGNITNREAKPIEIPTAPEESPKDEPDAKEKKVETARKIEIKRNNKPAPKLDSIVDSLHFKFEETYQAMLTAFQLFDFLNDSFISKIDFRRVLMEFGFNIAPAELDHFLKRNGMRAIKGQINYRDFLNKFQSKSLQSLTARTAADQAHPFNTDGSAVPDTMTAEHLEARLIDTFHADFIKLLTHFRQCDKYNLHVITAHEFRSGIEKRLGYSMTESQWEALKQEVGEDKDGLIQYTRFLELFDITPGSWNVRQEGGITVTQVGAADMPPPPQVERLQERAKTEMVPPPAHAPADRGQSQIRSIDETNRRLVKQIKVRLDELFRIRFHTFDKHFKAMDRKMTGRMSKWQFGALLKMCGLSLHPQELDRVWATLNVSTDGMYSYSTLIQHFVNYKVPHEEKENIIYEDTTELVETARRIQRERREEQMKRDHLARTLAREKNVGWVPELPGQKPENSPPVNTASTAISRASSVPSVPASRASFASVQSVRTKSLLVKIRTDVINNWDGLKSVFKYIDRNGTSFIPINEMKEIMTSMQFPMDEEEKAELCKRFDTERNGRFNYMRFMKCYAQRTSSKHQPPGYTKFSHQLQAQMEIRGRLKRPTVQECIELICEKLFKEHRTLRRAFSKLDRGHKGYLTVHDFRLALKQCEITFSNEDFYHVLTEFDQNMDGKISYDIFLKTLLAV
- the LOC127852995 gene encoding EF-hand calcium-binding domain-containing protein 6-like isoform X7 is translated as MTKYLKGPGKPHVKSKEYNYQPRNTQELIDLIREKFGTGYYGIRHLFKSNDPAGKGSVSREALQRILYTLCGYITPDQYTKLLRTMHLEGKTPIHFDTFVQYFKDTEDKKNWVSALQASGMHPGEPSYPEGYLRRGDMRIHDPYTSMPFSDAIFKEKCKSKNFDARRVFPPAVFEVNGLILPPQLREAYATLGIYMSDEDFNKLWQRYDKEGTGAIHRDDFFRVCGLDPQGLPRQAAPYTPRGAAYPMSRQRPHSEIGHTNGTDNTTNELKKILKNDAENLGNITNREAKPIEIPTAPEESPKDEPDAKEKKVETARKIEIKRNNKPAPKLDSIVDSLHFKFEETYQAMLTAFQLFDFLNDSFISKIDFRRVLMEFGFNIAPAELDHFLKRNGMRAIKGQINYRDFLNKFQSKSLQSLTARTAADQAHPFNTDGSAVPDTMTAEHLEARLIDTFHADFIKLLTHFRQCDKYNLHVITAHEFRSGIEKRLGYSMTESQWEALKQEVGEDKDGLIQYTRFLELFDITPGSWNVRQEGGITVTQVGAADMPPPPQVERLQERAKTEMVPPPAHAPADRGQSQIRSIDETNRRLVKQIKVRLDELFRIRFHTFDKHFKAMDRKMTGRMSKWQFGALLKMCGLSLHPQELDRVWATLNVSTDGMYSYSTLIQHFVNYKVPHEEKENIIYEDTTELVETARRIQRERREEQMKRDHLARTLAREKNVGWVPELPGQKPENSPPVNTASTAISRASSVPSVPASRASFASVQSVRTKSLLVKIRTDVINNWDGLKSVFKYIDRNGTSFIPINEMKEIMTSMQFPMDEEEKAELCKRFDTERNGRFNYMRFMKCYAQRTSSKHQPPGYTKFSHQLQAQMEIRGRLKRPTVQECIELICEKLFKEHRTLRRAFSKLDRGHKGYLTVHDFRLALKQCEITFSNEDFYHVLTEFDQNMDGKISYDIFLKTLLAV
- the LOC127852995 gene encoding EF-hand calcium-binding domain-containing protein 6-like isoform X5 produces the protein MPTTVGLQRAVSSASPMASPGRLPNLPVIEHPMSRLGDRNDLAVRGSSTYGRERGTPSPLQRSQTDVGYKASKIDVNNLRKSTPERILNWPPAQPTYRTNSSIEYLKGPGKPHVKSKEYNYQPRNTQELIDLIREKFGTGYYGIRHLFKSNDPAGKGSVSREALQRILYTLCGYITPDQYTKLLRTMHLEGKTPIHFDTFVQYFKDTEDKKNWVSALQASGMHPGEPSYPEGYLRRGDMRIHDPYTSMPFSDAIFKEKCKSKNFDARRVFPPAVFEVNGLILPPQLREAYATLGIYMSDEDFNKLWQRYDKEGTGAIHRDDFFRVCGLDPQGLPRQAAPYTPRGAAYPMSRQRPHSEIGHTNGTDNTTNELKKILKNDAENLGNITNREAKPIEIPTAPEESPKDEPDAKEKKVETARKIEIKRNNKPAPKLDSIVDSLHFKFEETYQAMLTAFQLFDFLNDSFISKIDFRRVLMEFGFNIAPAELDHFLKRNGMRAIKGQINYRDFLNKFQSKSLQSLTARTAADQAHPFNTDGSAVPDTMTAEHLEARLIDTFHADFIKLLTHFRQCDKYNLHVITAHEFRSGIEKRLGYSMTESQWEALKQEVGEDKDGLIQYTRFLELFDITPGSWNVRQEGGITVTQVGAADMPPPPQVERLQERAKTEMVPPPAHAPADRGQSQIRSIDETNRRLVKQIKVRLDELFRIRFHTFDKHFKAMDRKMTGRMSKWQFGALLKMCGLSLHPQELDRVWATLNVSTDGMYSYSTLIQHFVNYKVPHEEKENIIYEDTTELVETARRIQRERREEQMKRDHLARTLAREKNVGWVPELPGQKPENSPPVNTASTAISRASSVPSVPASRASFASVQSVRTKSLLVKIRTDVINNWDGLKSVFKYIDRNGTSFIPINEMKEIMTSMQFPMDEEEKAELCKRFDTERNGRFNYMRFMKCYAQRTSSKHQPPGYTKFSHQLQAQLFKEHRTLRRAFSKLDRGHKGYLTVHDFRLALKQCEITFSNEDFYHVLTEFDQNMDGKISYDIFLKTLLAV
- the LOC127852995 gene encoding EF-hand calcium-binding domain-containing protein 6-like isoform X6: MPTTVGLQRAVSSASPMASPGRLPNLPVIEHPMSRLGDRNDLAVRGSSTYGRERGTPSPLQRSQTDVGYKASKIDVNNLRKSTPERILNWPPAQPTYRTNSSIEYLKGPGKPHVKSKEYNYQPRNTQELIDLIREKFGTGYYGIRHLFKSNDPAGKGSVSREALQRILYTLCGYITPDQYTKLLRTMHLEGKTPIHFDTFVQYFKDTEDKKNWVSALQASGMHPGEPSYPEGYLRRGDMRIHDPYTSMPFSDAIFKEKCKSKNFDARRVFPPAVFEVNGLILPPQLREAYATLGIYMSDEDFNKLWQRYDKEGTGAIHRDDFFRVCGLDPQGLPRQAAPYTPRGAAYPMSRQRPHSEIGHTNGTDNTTNELKKILKNDAENLGNITNREAKPIEIPTAPEESPKDEPDAKEKKVETARKIEIKRNNKPAPKLDSIVDSLHFKFEETYQAMLTAFQLFDFLNDSFISKIDFRRVLMEFGFNIAPAELDHFLKRNGMRAIKGQINYRDFLNKFQSKSLQSLTARTAADQAHPFNTDGSAVPDTMTAEHLEARLIDTFHADFIKLLTHFRQCDKYNLHVITAHEFRSGIEKRLGYSMTESQWEALKQEVGEDKDGLIQYTRFLELFDITPGSWNVRQEGGITVTQVGAADMPPPPQVERLQERAKTEMVPPPAHAPADRGQSQIRSIDETNRRLVKQIKVRLDELFRIRFHTFDKHFKAMDRKMTGRMSKWQFGALLKMCGLSLHPQELDRVWATLNVSTDGMYSYSTLIQHFVNYKVPHEEKENIIYEDTTELVETARRIQRERREEQMKRDHLARTLAREKNVGWVPELPGQKPENSPPVNTASTAISRASSVPSVPASRASFASVQSVRTKSLLVKIRTDVINNWDGLKSVFKYIDRNGTSFIPINEMKEIMTSMQFPMDEEEKAELCKRFDTERNGRFNYMRFMKCYAQRTSSKHQPPGYTKFSHQLQAQAEY